A region of the Mesotoga sp. UBA6090 genome:
AGACACCTTGCTCCGCCCTCGACCACCGCATTTTGAAAGACCTTTACTGGATCATCGTTTGCAAGGACTGCTTTCCCGGAGTAGTCACCCTTGCCTTTATAGATTACAAGGGGGGACAATTCCCAGCCATCACTGCTTCCACTTCCCGAAACAAGGGAGAGTTTCGTCACTGCCGTTGAAGTTACGAAAACCCTTTCGGGCTCTTCCAACCAGAGTTCTCCAAATACTGGTTCCCATGCCAGTGTAGATAGAATGTTTCCAGTTTTGGTGACTCCATCGGCAGGATACTCGAATACCTTGAATCTCTCCTTCGGGAATCCGGCACGAATAAGGTAGTGCATTAAGGAATACATAGATTCGCTATAGTCCGTACTTCCCCTCATCCTATGATAGCCCGAGAGCATCTCAATGAGAGACTTGACCTTTCTTCCATCCAGTCTTCGGCTCAAGTTCATCTACCCCTATTCAACATGAATCATCTTTCTTATCGTTCCACCGTCTATAACAAGATTCACACCTGTGACAAAAAAGCCCTCATCTCCGCTTCGAAAGAGACTGGTTTCCACCACATCTTCCGGCCTGCCGACTTTGCCTGTGGGACTTTGATTGTGCACGATATCGCTCAACCTGGAAAATCTTACTACGGACTTATGGTCATGACATGCGACATCAATCCAGCAAGGACTCATGGCATCTAACCTTATCCTTGGTCACAAACTAACCGACAGTGAATGCCTCAAGAACAAAAGGCCACTCTTTGAAGCCCAATACGGTTCTGTAA
Encoded here:
- a CDS encoding SDR family oxidoreductase, producing the protein MRLDAMSPCWIDVACHDHKSVVRFSRLSDIVHNQSPTGKVGRPEDVVETSLFRSGDEGFFVTGVNLVIDGGTIRKMIHVE